The Amycolatopsis japonica nucleotide sequence GTTCTTCTTCGCCTTGCAGCGTGATCCGGAAAGTGAACGCACCGAGGTGCGCGCTGTAGGTGAGCAGGCCGTCCTCGGTGAACCCGATCGCCTGATGGTCGTTCAACTCCGCGAGGAGCCGGGCACGGGTGTCGGCGTCGGGGTGGTCGAACTTGCCGTTGACGAGGACGCGGTAGGTCGGCATACGCCCGAATATACAGACCTGTATCCGGATACGAATCCGAATATCCAACGGGTGTCCATGATCCACGGTCGAGTGAAACGACCGTCACGCGCGCAACGGGCGAATCCGACACGCAGATAGTGATGACAAAGGAAGAACGGCCAACCGGCTCGCTCTCCGTCACGTGAGGAGGACGTGGAAATGCGCATCACCATCGCAAGCCGGGCAGGCCTCGTCGGCGCACTGCTGCTGGCAGGTCTCGGCGCCGGAGTGTCTCCGGCCGCCGCGTCGAACCCGGCCGGAGTGGCTTCGCTCGGCTCCGCCGCCTTCACCAAGGGCACCTCGGCACCGATCTCGATCGCCTCGCTCGCCGACTGCGCGGTCGAGGGACCGACCAGCAACTCTTCCGGGGTCGTGACCAGGACCGGGATCACGTTCGGTGGCGGTACGACTACGTGCACGACCACCGTCGTCGACCCCGAAAACGACGTGACCACGACGAAGTCGGAAGCCAAGGGACAGAACTTCGAGCTGTCGGCGCTGGTGTCGTCGAGCGGGCCGCGGATCAAGATCAGGTCCTACTCGGTCAGCTGCACGGCGACCCAGACCAGCACGAACGCCAGCTGGACCTACGGCGGCGCGACCGGGCTCGGCACCCTGCCGTCGCCGGTGCCGGTCGGCTACGTCAAGCCGATCACCAAGTCCAACGGCACGCTGCTCGCCGAAGCGATCTTCAACGAGCAGCACCTGCCGGGCGACGGCAGCATCGGGCTGACCATGCTGCGGATCAAGTTCGCCCCGGCCTCGAACATCACCGGCGAAGTGGTCATCGGGCGCACGGCCTGCTCCCCCACTCCGTAAGCCATCCCGCCGGGAAAGGGGCGTCCGGAACTGCCGGGCGCCCCTTTTCCATTCTGGCTTATATAAGCCTCTGCTGATATCTTGGCGGCAGCCGAGCAGAGGAGGGCACCGATGGTCGACGTGACCAGCCAGATCGACTCCGTCCAGCGCAAACTGGGCAAGCGCGTGATCGAAGCGGGCGAGGCGGTGACGGCGACCGTCAGCCAGGTCTACGACACCGGCCTCGACGACCTTTGGGACGCCTGCACCAATCCCGAACGCATCCCGCGCTGGTTCCTGCCCGTCAGCGGCGAGCTGCGCGTCGGCGGCAAGTACCAGCTCGAAGGCAACGCGGGTGGGACGGTCGAACGCTGCGACCCGCCCAAGAGCTTCGCCGCGACCTGGGAGTACGGCGGCGACGTCAGCTGGATCGAACTCCGGCTGAGCCCCGAAGCCGACGGCCGCACCCGCTTCGAACTCGACCACACCGCCGTCCCCAACGAGCACTGGAACCAGTTCGGGCCCGGCGCGGTGGGCATCGGCTGGGACATGATGCTGAACGGGCTCGCGCTCCACCTCGCGTCCGGCGAAGCCGCCGATCCCGAGGCGGCCATGGCCTGGATGACCAGCGAGGAAGGCGTGCGGTTCATGACGCTGAGCAACGAGGCCTGGTACGAGGCCGACGTCGCCAACGGGACGGACCCCGCCACCGCCCGCACGCGCGCCGACGCCACCTTGGCCGCTTACACCGCGCCGCCGGAGAGCTGAAGATCTTCGGCGAGTTCCGGGGCGCGAAGCAGGTCGATGAGCTCGTCGTCCGCGCGGAACACGACGCGGGCGCCCGGCATCCGCGCCTGGCGAAGCATCGCGTGGAGGACGTCGGCGTGCGGCTGGTCGAGCAGGGTCCAGACCATCGCGCGCCGTTTCGCCTCGTCCCCCAGTTCGCGCGCGGTCCACCAGGCGAGGACGAGCGCGCTCACCTGGTTGACCGCGGTTTCCCGCCCCCGCGCCAATTGCGCGCGGTTCAGCCCGCAGACCTTGATGGTCTGTTCGCCCTTTTCGGTCAGGGCGCGGTAGGTCCCGATCGACAGCACCAGGAACAGGTGCTCCAGCGGATCTTCGGCGGTCGGATCGACGAGCAGGCTGTTGCCGTCCTCGTCCACCGGGAACAGGTCGCGTTTGTGGTGGCTGTTGCAGTATTCGCAGGCGAGCACGTGATTGAGCCAGTCGAAGACGCGTCCCGGATTCCTCGCGATCGGCTCGAAATGGTCCACAGTGGACCCGAGGCCGTCGCCGCAGTACATGCAGTAGCCGCGGCCGGCGGCCATGACGTCCAGCCCGGCCCGCAAGGAACGCCGCACGGCACGGGAAACCCGCCACAGTCGCCGGGCTTCTTTCGTGTCACCGGAAGGGATCCGCGCCGTCAGCTCTTCGAGATCGGCCACCACCTGCCCCGGCAGCGCGATCCGGCGGATCCCGATCACCGATCGTCGGCCTCGAACCGCCTGGCCACCTCGTCGACCCGGCTCGGCGGTGAACTGCTCAGCATGCCGCGCAGGCGTTCCCATTCCCGGACGCCGTTCGCGTCCGCCCGGCCGGAAGCCACCTGGAATTCGAGCTCGGCGAGATGCTCCCGCAGTTCGACCGCCTGCGGCGAATAGGGCGTGTCCAAGCCGAAAAGGTCGGACAGCACCGCGTCGTCCCCGGAGCCGAACACGACCCGCTCGTACAGCTCCTCGGAGACCACACGCGGCGGAACCTCTTCGTCGGGCCCGGAAAGCCGGATGAGCCCGCCCGGGTCGGCGGCCTGGCAGACGTAGGGGCTGTGCGTGGTGACGATGAACTGGATGCGCGGGAAATGCGCCTTGAACCACGGCCCCATGCGTTTCTGCCACGACACGTGGAGATGCGCGTCCACCTCGTCGATGATCACGACGCCGGGACTCTCGTGATCGAGGCCGGCGCCGTGGAGCTGCTTGAGCAGATCGACCACGAGCGCGGTCACCGTGCGGTAGCCGTCGCTCATCTCGCGCAGCGGGAACCGGTCGCCCCGGTACTCGACCCAGAGCCCGTCCGAATCGACGTCCCGGATCCGGTAACCGCCCGGCAGGAGACCGTCCCCGAGGATCTCCAACGCCTTGTCCTTCAGCTCGCGTGCGCCCGCTTTTCCTTCCAGCGCACGGAGATGCTGATTGATCAGCCACGTGACCCCCTCGGCGAGCGAGGCGTCTTCGTGGAACAGGCTGGCCATCCGCGCCAGCGAACCCGCGCCGCGCATCCACGACTCGGCCTCGCCACTGCCGCCCGCGAGCCGCCGGAACGGCCCATACGCCGCGCAGAACGGCTGGCCGGGAGGAAGTCCGGAGATCGGCAGGAGACCGGAGTCGAGCCAGCGGACCTCGACCGGCGCCGGGCCCTCCTCGCGCATCACCGAAAGCTCGATCGACCCGGACGTCTGGTCCGTCGAGATCCAGCTGCCGGCGTCCGACAACAGGCCCCACGCGACGTCCGGCGCCGCCGCGACCGCGATGGCGCGCAACAACGACGTCTTGCCCGAGCCGTTGCGCCCGGCGAGGACCACCCAGCCGGGGCCGGGCAGCCGGAGGTCGACGGCGCGGGCGCCGCTGAAGCCGCGGATGTTCTCCAGCCGGACCCGCTCGATGTACATGGAGGAAGCTTACGACGGCGTGGACGTCACCTGGGCCCCCGAAAGTGGGTCGCCATCACGAAATCCATCACAGCGAGCGCCTTGCCGACGTCCAGATCCGAAACGACCTTCGAGCGGTCCCAGTCCTTGATGCCTCGCTCATGCTCGGGCACGATCCGCAGCCGGACATGCCCGCGGACGTCGATGTTCCCGAGCGGTGAGGCGTAAAGGGCGAATTCGCGGTCGTCCTGCGTACGGAACGTGACCCCAGGGCTGTCGCCGAACGTGATCAGCTGGTGGTCTTTGTAGGTCTTGTTCGGGTCAGCGTGCCATTCCCCCGGAGCGCCGCCGTTCGCGGTGGCCCCGGCCTCGATCTGCAACCGGTGTTTCGGCTCGACGAAGTAGCACGATCCCGGCGTGGCGATCGGCGCGAAGTCCGGGCCGAACGCCATCCGGACCGCGTCACGGAACACCGCGCATTCGACGTTCGGATCTGCGGCGCCTGCGGCGATGACCGCCTCGGCCCCGGTCGGCACTTCGACCTCGACCGCCGGATCGCAGGTCTCACCCTCTTCAGTGGAGACCCAATCGGCGCAGGCCCCGACCCGGGCACTGTCTTGACCGTCCGGCGGGTAGACGAGGTCGCGGGGCAGTTTCGCGGCGCCCGCAGTGGCGAAGTCGCGGAGGAGGCCGCAGTCCTTGCCTCGACTGGCCCTACCGATCTCGAACGTGATCGCGCGCTCGAAGCTCACCGGCACCGTGATCTCGCAACCATCGAGACCACCCATGCGCCGGGTTTCGGTCTGATAGCCCTTCACCCCGCCCAAGTCGATGACGGCGCCGTCGACCCGGTGGAGTACGAGGTGACTCGGGTCCATATCGCGGACCGAGATGAGGTCGTAGCCCCCGCGGAACAGCGAGCACTGCTTCCTGCCGTGCTTGACCTCCGCTTTCCTCTCGACCGGCCGGGTAACGTCTCCCCTTCTGCGGTCGTAGACGGCGAGGTCGATCAACTCGCAGAAGTCGAGCTTCTCGAGCACCGCACCGACAGCTGCTTCGTCACGATCCGCAGGGCGTGGTTGCTTCGGCTGCCATTTCGGAAACTGTGGTGGCGGCGGGGGCGTATCCACGGATTCCGCACAAGCCGTCAGCAGGGCGAGGAGTACTGCGCCGAGAATCACTCTTCGAAACTTCATTACGCAGAGTATGCGAATTCGGCGCGTCTCCTACCAGGTAGAACCCAGTTTCCTGGCGATCATTCACACGATCGGTTTTCACGGATAGTCACTGAGTTGTCCTCGGCTATTCAGCAGGGAACGTGGCTTTATGCAGTCGGGCTCACCGGCCCGGGAACCCTGGTAATCTTCCCGGCGTCGGATTACGCAGGGTGCATCGGGGAGACGCGCCTTGTAGCCACGGGAGGGGCACATGACGACGGTGACTTCGGGGCGGCTTCGGCCATTCAGCGGGGAACGGTTCGGCGCCGCGGGGGTGCATGGCCGTGCCTGAGGGGACACCTGTCTATCAACCTGGCTTCGACCCGGGCTCTGTCTGCAAGGCCCCGCCCACCGGGGGCTCCTACGGGACGCCTGTCGCTGAAGGCGCGGGGTTCAAGTACGACGAGGCGACGCTGCATGAGCTGGTCAAAGAGTGGTCCGCCCTCGCGCAGGAGTACAAAGACGACCTCGATGCAGCTGGCAAGATTGCGCGTGCCCAGCCGCCAGGACTCGAGTACGCCAGCGGCAATAACGCTGACGTCACCCAGCACTCCGGCGGTGCGCTCACAGCAGCTCTAACGCAGCGCGTCAACTACTGTCAGAACATGGCCACGAAGTACCGGGTCGCCCTCGGCAAGTACGCCACTGCGGAAGATCACGCCACCTCAGTCATCAACCAGCAGCCGAAGGGCATCGCCTGATGCGACGCACCATCCTTGTTTTTATCGCAGCAACCCTCGCCCTCGCCGCGTGCTCCACTCCCACCACCAATGGGACCCCCACCCCCACTGGCGGCGGATCGAACTCGAACCCGCCGAAGTCCACCAATCCGGCTCCTGAGGTGCCGAAGGTGGAAAAACCGATCGATCTGGCGCAGATCAAGCAGACGCCCTGCAAAGCTTTGACCGAGGCACAAGCCGCAGAGCTCCTCGGTCCTACCACTGAGACTGCCTCACAGCCAGATGGCCCGGCTGGCCCTGCCTGCAGGTGGTCCGTCCCCTCCACCACCCGGCCACGAGTCAACGTGATTTTCAGCAAGGCTCCGGATGGAGGGACGGCAAGTGTTTATCAAGCTAAGGGTGGCGCTTACGAGCTGGTTGAACCGCTAGAGACGATCGGCGGCTATCCACTGACCGCTTACGGCACAAAAGACGAACGCCCCTCAGGCAAGTGCTCCGTAGCTTTAGGGACCAGCGATAACGAGACCGTCGACATCGTCCTGGAGCAGTCCGAAGCCAACATCGGCAAGAAAGACCCCTGCGACGCTGCCCGCGAAGCCGCGATCAGGGTCCTGACCACCATCCGAGGGAGCAACTGATGGTCGCCGAAGGACCGCTCACCGCGACCCAGATCTACGAACAGATCACCAAGGGCGAGGGCACTGGCTCGCTCTCCGACGCCCAGCGTGCAGCCCATGAGTTGACCCGGCGGCACCACGACCGGGCGCAGCGGCTCGCCGCCCTCACCCAGAAGACCCTGGCGGGTTGGCAGGGCGGGGCCAGCATGGCCGCGGTCGACGCGACGATGCCGGTCGTCGAGGCGGCGGCGGACGACGTGACGCACTTGACGCGGGCCCAGACCGCCATCAGCTCCCAGATGGACGCGTTCGGCACGGCCAAGAACTCGGTCAAACCGGTGCCGCCCGAGCAGCCCGCGCCGACGGCCGAGGATGTCAAGGCCGTCATGGGTGGAGGCCTGGTCGGCTACTGGAGCAGGGTTCAGGGGTACCAGGCCGACAGCCAGCACAACATCGACACCTTCGCGTCCTACCACTCCGCCAGTACCGCCAACGGCGACGAGCTGCCTGCCCAGTACGCGCAGCTCAACGACCCGGGCGGCAGCGTCACCTTGGACGAGGGCGGCGCCGGGAAGCCCGCGGTGAGGGGATTCGGCGACGGCGCCGACGGGCGCGAGCACGGCACTGGCGAGCCCTACCGAGGGCCGAGCGGACCCAGTGGCCCCAGCGGTCCCGGCACTCCAAGTGGACCCAGCGGGCCGAGCGCCCCAGCGCCCGATAGCGGCCCTCAGCCCGGCCAAGGGCCTCAGCCTGGCCAGTACCCGGGCCAGCATCAGCCCGGCGCGCAGCAGCCGGACGACGGGACCCGCGCGAATTCGTACACGCCGCCCCAGACCACGCCGGTCGTACCGCCGGCGGCGAACCTCGACTTCGGGCCGACCGGCAAGCCGAGCCCCACATACAACACGCCCGGCGCTTTCCCGCCCGGGTACGGACCCGGGACGAGCGGGCCCGGCGTCTACGGCCCCGGCGCGACAGGCAGGCCCGGCGGGACTGGGCAGCAGCCTGGCATGGGTGGCCGTAGCGGCGCCGGGATGCCCGGCGAGGGCGTGGCCGGCCGCGGCACGGCGGGGGCGGCAGGCGCCGCCGGTCGTGGTGGGGCGAACGGCATGCCGATGGGAGCGGGCGCTGGGCGCGGCGGGAAGGGCGAGGAGGACAAGGAGAAGAAGGCTCCGGCGTACCTCCAGAACCCGGATCCCGACGAGACCTTCGGCGGCTACATCGAAAAGCCGACCCCGCCGGTGATCGGCGAGAAGAAGAAGTAGCACCACAGTCCCAGGGGAGGGAGGCACGTGGTGCTCGCGCGCCCGGTCGAAATCACGCTCGACACACTGTTGACCGCGTTCCGTCACGCCGGATGCGGAGATCCGCATCTGATCTTCGCGGGCGGGCTGCGGTACATCCCGCCGTCGTCGCGAAACGGCGAAGACCGGGCGGCGTTCGAGGAGCTCGGCGGGCTCGGGTTCACCGAGGGCAAGCGGCTGACCAGCGACTTCGAGGACGTCCTGCACATACTCGACCGGCCGAACACCGAGTACTACGCGACGGTCCGCACGGAGACGGAGCAGTACAGCGTGCTCGTCGCCGTGCGCGGGCGCGCCGCGGTGACGGCGATCTGCGAAGGAAACCGGGTGTGGCTGAAAGGCGTGCGGACCTCCGACCGCGCGGCCGCGCTCGTGATGAACCTGCCCGAGTACCCGCCCGCGCGATTCTCCCCGTTCTCCTTGCCCCAGGACGATTTCAACGGCGACGGCGGCAACGACCTCTACGACGAACCCGCGTCGCGAAGCCGGGAGGCTCGGCAACTGGACGAGGTGTTCGAGCAGCCCTATTTCGGTGTCGGGTTCTTCGCCGCGGCCATGCGTCCTGACGGGGGAAGACGCACGGAGGCCACGGACGACCTGACCTATCTCGACCTCGACGCCGGCCGGGTGGCCATGCACGTGAGCGGTTCTCCCCGGAACCGGTACATCACCGTCCTCCCCGGCGAACCCACGTTACTGGCGCAAAAGCTCGCCGCGCTGCGGGCGAGCCTCGACCACTGACTCGATCAGGCGCACCGACCGGGCGGGATCCAGCGCGACAGCGTCCACAGTGGACTGGACATAGGGTGCGACATCGCAGCGCCGGTGCAGGAACAGCCCGGTCCCCCGGTGTTTCAAGTAGACCAACGGCCGCGCGGGACCGAATTCCAGCAGAACGTAGTCGCCGCCGGGATACGCTCCGGCGGCGAAGGGGATGACCCGGAGTTCGACGGTAGGCCGTTCGGCCAGCTCGATGAGATGCTGGAGCTGATTCGTCATCACTCTCGGCCCGCCGACCTGGCGGCGCAGCACCGCTTCGTCGAGGTAAGCGGCAAGTCTCTTCTGGCCCAGCACCGCGACGGAAGAGTTCGTAGCCCTCGCGTAGGCAGGCGTTCGGAGCGGCTCGGGAACCAGCGTGGTCCCGAAAGCGACGATCTTGGTGGCCTCCTTTCCATACTGTGCAAGCGTTTCCCGCTGGACGGCCAAGTCGGCGAACCACCAGGGGCCGCTGTCGCGGGCCAACGCGAGCAAAGCCTCCCGACGCTCCCCCGTGACTTGATAGACGGCGAGCAGCGCCGAAACTTCCTCGGCGGACGCCGCACGCAGGCCGGTTTCGATCCGGCTGATCGTCGACTGGGACCACGCCAGCTTGTCGGCCACTTCGGTCGCGGCCAGCCTGGCGGCCTTCCGGGCGACACGAAGTGCTTCGGCGAGCGCTCTCGCCTGGGGTGCGGGCTTCGACTTCGGCATCGCGAGCACCTTGCCCGGTGCGCCACGGCAAGTCATTCCCCGAGGCGGGCGACCTCGCGAACAGCCCCCG carries:
- a CDS encoding ESX secretion-associated protein EspG, translating into MVLARPVEITLDTLLTAFRHAGCGDPHLIFAGGLRYIPPSSRNGEDRAAFEELGGLGFTEGKRLTSDFEDVLHILDRPNTEYYATVRTETEQYSVLVAVRGRAAVTAICEGNRVWLKGVRTSDRAAALVMNLPEYPPARFSPFSLPQDDFNGDGGNDLYDEPASRSREARQLDEVFEQPYFGVGFFAAAMRPDGGRRTEATDDLTYLDLDAGRVAMHVSGSPRNRYITVLPGEPTLLAQKLAALRASLDH
- a CDS encoding PPE domain-containing protein — translated: MVAEGPLTATQIYEQITKGEGTGSLSDAQRAAHELTRRHHDRAQRLAALTQKTLAGWQGGASMAAVDATMPVVEAAADDVTHLTRAQTAISSQMDAFGTAKNSVKPVPPEQPAPTAEDVKAVMGGGLVGYWSRVQGYQADSQHNIDTFASYHSASTANGDELPAQYAQLNDPGGSVTLDEGGAGKPAVRGFGDGADGREHGTGEPYRGPSGPSGPSGPGTPSGPSGPSAPAPDSGPQPGQGPQPGQYPGQHQPGAQQPDDGTRANSYTPPQTTPVVPPAANLDFGPTGKPSPTYNTPGAFPPGYGPGTSGPGVYGPGATGRPGGTGQQPGMGGRSGAGMPGEGVAGRGTAGAAGAAGRGGANGMPMGAGAGRGGKGEEDKEKKAPAYLQNPDPDETFGGYIEKPTPPVIGEKKK
- a CDS encoding helix-turn-helix domain-containing protein, which produces MPKSKPAPQARALAEALRVARKAARLAATEVADKLAWSQSTISRIETGLRAASAEEVSALLAVYQVTGERREALLALARDSGPWWFADLAVQRETLAQYGKEATKIVAFGTTLVPEPLRTPAYARATNSSVAVLGQKRLAAYLDEAVLRRQVGGPRVMTNQLQHLIELAERPTVELRVIPFAAGAYPGGDYVLLEFGPARPLVYLKHRGTGLFLHRRCDVAPYVQSTVDAVALDPARSVRLIESVVEARPQRGELLRQ
- a CDS encoding HNH endonuclease translates to MIGIRRIALPGQVVADLEELTARIPSGDTKEARRLWRVSRAVRRSLRAGLDVMAAGRGYCMYCGDGLGSTVDHFEPIARNPGRVFDWLNHVLACEYCNSHHKRDLFPVDEDGNSLLVDPTAEDPLEHLFLVLSIGTYRALTEKGEQTIKVCGLNRAQLARGRETAVNQVSALVLAWWTARELGDEAKRRAMVWTLLDQPHADVLHAMLRQARMPGARVVFRADDELIDLLRAPELAEDLQLSGGAV
- a CDS encoding DUF6204 family protein produces the protein MPTYRVLVNGKFDHPDADTRARLLAELNDHQAIGFTEDGLLTYSAHLGAFTFRITLQGEEERDVLDEAELKVMELLDAKGYPYRDVAGKATCMDDIKIRRR
- a CDS encoding AAA family ATPase, whose protein sequence is MYIERVRLENIRGFSGARAVDLRLPGPGWVVLAGRNGSGKTSLLRAIAVAAAPDVAWGLLSDAGSWISTDQTSGSIELSVMREEGPAPVEVRWLDSGLLPISGLPPGQPFCAAYGPFRRLAGGSGEAESWMRGAGSLARMASLFHEDASLAEGVTWLINQHLRALEGKAGARELKDKALEILGDGLLPGGYRIRDVDSDGLWVEYRGDRFPLREMSDGYRTVTALVVDLLKQLHGAGLDHESPGVVIIDEVDAHLHVSWQKRMGPWFKAHFPRIQFIVTTHSPYVCQAADPGGLIRLSGPDEEVPPRVVSEELYERVVFGSGDDAVLSDLFGLDTPYSPQAVELREHLAELEFQVASGRADANGVREWERLRGMLSSSPPSRVDEVARRFEADDR
- a CDS encoding DUF3558 domain-containing protein, whose amino-acid sequence is MRRTILVFIAATLALAACSTPTTNGTPTPTGGGSNSNPPKSTNPAPEVPKVEKPIDLAQIKQTPCKALTEAQAAELLGPTTETASQPDGPAGPACRWSVPSTTRPRVNVIFSKAPDGGTASVYQAKGGAYELVEPLETIGGYPLTAYGTKDERPSGKCSVALGTSDNETVDIVLEQSEANIGKKDPCDAAREAAIRVLTTIRGSN
- a CDS encoding SRPBCC family protein, with translation MVDVTSQIDSVQRKLGKRVIEAGEAVTATVSQVYDTGLDDLWDACTNPERIPRWFLPVSGELRVGGKYQLEGNAGGTVERCDPPKSFAATWEYGGDVSWIELRLSPEADGRTRFELDHTAVPNEHWNQFGPGAVGIGWDMMLNGLALHLASGEAADPEAAMAWMTSEEGVRFMTLSNEAWYEADVANGTDPATARTRADATLAAYTAPPES